In one Leptospiraceae bacterium genomic region, the following are encoded:
- the fbaA gene encoding class II fructose-bisphosphate aldolase — MGIKVLDKIKPGVVFGEDLKTLFSICKSEGFALPAVNCVGTDSVNAVLEAARKAGSPVIIQFSNGGGKFFAGKAIPVEGEKGAILGSISGAQHIHLVAEHYGVPVVVHTDHCAKKLLPWVDGLLDAGEEHFKKTGKPLFSSHMLDLSEEPIAENIEICKKYLARMSKMGMFLEIELGVTGGEEDGVDNSGASQDDLYSKPEEIDFAYSELLKISPNFTIAAAFGNVHGVYKPGNVKLTPPILKKAQDFVSKKYNTTDARPVTFVFHGGSGSSRDEIREAISYGVVKMNIDTDTQWATWEGILNFYKEKEGYLQGQLGNPEGEDKPNKKYYDPRVWLRKAQETMIKRLVIAYEDLNCTGRN, encoded by the coding sequence ATGGGAATTAAAGTTTTAGATAAAATCAAACCGGGTGTAGTATTTGGGGAAGACCTAAAGACATTGTTTTCAATTTGTAAGTCTGAGGGCTTCGCATTGCCAGCAGTTAATTGTGTGGGAACTGATAGTGTAAACGCTGTCTTGGAAGCTGCCAGAAAAGCAGGCTCTCCAGTCATCATACAATTTTCCAATGGTGGGGGAAAATTCTTTGCAGGAAAAGCAATTCCTGTAGAAGGCGAGAAAGGTGCCATTTTAGGCTCTATCTCAGGAGCACAGCATATCCATTTAGTTGCTGAGCATTACGGCGTTCCAGTCGTAGTTCACACTGACCATTGTGCTAAAAAACTTCTACCTTGGGTAGATGGACTACTCGATGCAGGCGAAGAGCATTTTAAAAAGACAGGAAAACCACTATTTTCCTCACATATGTTAGATCTTTCCGAAGAGCCTATCGCTGAAAACATCGAAATCTGTAAGAAATACCTTGCTAGAATGAGCAAAATGGGAATGTTCTTAGAAATCGAATTAGGTGTAACAGGCGGCGAAGAAGACGGCGTTGACAATTCAGGTGCATCACAAGATGACCTCTACTCCAAGCCAGAAGAAATCGACTTTGCTTATTCAGAGCTTTTAAAAATCAGCCCGAACTTCACCATTGCGGCTGCCTTTGGAAACGTTCACGGAGTTTACAAGCCTGGAAACGTGAAACTAACACCTCCAATCTTGAAAAAGGCACAAGACTTTGTAAGCAAAAAATATAACACTACAGATGCAAGACCAGTTACCTTCGTATTTCACGGTGGATCCGGCTCAAGCAGAGACGAAATCAGAGAAGCAATCAGCTATGGCGTTGTAAAAATGAACATCGACACTGACACTCAGTGGGCAACTTGGGAAGGAATCCTCAATTTCTACAAAGAAAAGGAAGGTTATCTCCAAGGTCAATTGGGCAACCCAGAAGGCGAAGACAAACCAAACAAAAAATACTACGATCCAAGAGTCTGGTTAAGAAAAGCACAAGAAACTATGATCAAAAGACTTGTAATAGCTTACGAAGACTTAAATTGCACAGGTAGAAACTAA
- the dnaE gene encoding DNA polymerase III subunit alpha, with protein sequence MAEDFTHLHLHTTYSMLDGAIRIPELMKYVKAQGMSSVAITDHGNMFGAIEFYKEATKNGIKPIIGCEFYVSANRSEEKEMESIPDGNAYHLILLAKNEVGYKNIIKLASRSYTEGFYKKARIDYDLLARHSEGLICLTACLAGEVQRKIIEGNDTAALALANKLNEIFRKEDFYMEIQNHGIKEQDICAKAVYNFYKKTGIPLVVTNDSHFLTKDDQSAQDILLRIGMQKKIDDEMRFGFNQEFYVKNPAEMAKLFPEIPEAMRNTLEIRDKCDLTFKFGNNLLPDFKVPEGYDTESYLLKLVNDGIKKKYPIVTKEIQDRVDFELNTIRNMHFAGYFLIVQDYIDFARRSGIPVGPGRGSAAGSIVSYALGITNIDPLRYNLLFERFLNPDRKDMPDVDTDFCVEKRDQVINYIKEKYGKEKVGQIITFGSLAAKAALKDVARVLNISFAESNEISKAFPAKLGISIAEAVDVSNDLKQIKEKNEINKKLFYIAEKLEGNYRQPGRHAAGVVISPYPLEEIVPLSTVAEKGKNGRSIVTQYDKDQLESVGLIKMDILGLKNLTTLDYAVHLVEKRHGIKIVPDELPIDDPKTYSLLKKANTLGIFQLESNGITDLVAKSQVNTFEEIVALIALYRPGPMDSGMLQDYLDRKSGKQKVAYPHPSCEPILKETFGVAVYQEQVMSISRVVGGFTMGESDVLRKAMAKKKLDLMADLKIKFVAGAKAQSIDGKLASDLFDLLEKFGGYGFNKSHSVAYALVTYQTAYFKANYPTEYMTALLASDGNDTSAIVKFVNNAREMGIKILNPDVTESEASFSIPADNTIRFGISALKGVGSIAANSIIEARKKAGGFKSLNDFLLNVDTHSVNKRVIEALIQVGAFDSFGYTRKCLFESVDAISNYAAKEQTRKLEGQGNLFMGGNSETYSLNLPKNSEEWELDEKLKREKLVSGLFLSGHPLDKYRAKLSTLSSVTIEKIDAVSSGAKVELCGIVTSPEVKYTKKNEEFMNFKLEDFTGDIDCTVFPRTYVKFKEIMKEDQAVFIKGILQKVEIGEAELRGQIIVNDVEILNEDNLVAKLEKSLHIKINPKDFGDNQVVNNLYSILTAFKGNSTVFFHLIGDPNLKKVIRAHNHYSVEPTRELLSRLSQLLGNDSVFYTIGNEILKYSA encoded by the coding sequence ATGGCTGAAGATTTTACACATTTACATCTACATACCACGTATTCGATGCTCGATGGGGCGATTCGTATCCCTGAGCTAATGAAATATGTCAAAGCGCAGGGCATGTCCTCTGTTGCGATTACCGATCACGGGAATATGTTTGGTGCCATTGAGTTCTATAAAGAGGCTACGAAAAATGGAATTAAGCCTATTATCGGGTGTGAGTTCTATGTTTCCGCCAATCGCTCGGAAGAAAAGGAAATGGAAAGCATTCCCGATGGAAACGCTTACCATCTCATCTTGCTCGCCAAAAACGAAGTAGGCTACAAGAATATCATTAAACTTGCTAGCCGTTCCTATACAGAAGGCTTTTACAAAAAGGCTCGCATCGATTACGATTTGCTTGCGCGTCATAGTGAAGGACTTATTTGTCTCACTGCCTGTCTCGCAGGGGAAGTCCAAAGAAAAATCATCGAAGGCAATGACACTGCCGCACTTGCACTTGCCAATAAGCTAAATGAAATTTTCCGCAAAGAAGATTTCTACATGGAAATCCAAAACCACGGAATCAAAGAGCAAGACATTTGTGCAAAGGCGGTTTATAACTTTTATAAGAAGACTGGTATTCCTTTAGTCGTCACCAATGACTCTCATTTCTTAACAAAAGATGATCAAAGCGCGCAGGATATTTTACTTCGAATTGGAATGCAAAAGAAAATCGATGATGAAATGCGTTTTGGTTTTAACCAGGAGTTCTACGTAAAAAATCCTGCCGAGATGGCAAAACTATTTCCAGAAATTCCAGAAGCGATGCGCAATACTTTAGAGATTCGGGATAAATGCGATTTGACTTTCAAGTTTGGAAATAATCTTCTTCCTGATTTTAAAGTTCCAGAAGGCTACGACACAGAATCCTATTTATTAAAATTAGTAAACGATGGGATTAAGAAAAAATATCCAATCGTTACAAAGGAAATCCAAGACAGAGTTGATTTTGAGTTAAATACAATTCGCAATATGCACTTTGCTGGATACTTTTTAATTGTGCAGGATTACATTGATTTTGCGCGACGTTCCGGTATTCCTGTCGGACCGGGTAGAGGCTCCGCGGCAGGGTCTATTGTATCTTATGCGCTAGGCATTACTAATATTGATCCCCTACGTTATAATCTACTCTTTGAAAGATTCTTAAACCCGGATCGTAAAGATATGCCTGACGTGGATACTGACTTCTGTGTAGAAAAACGAGACCAAGTCATTAACTACATCAAAGAAAAATACGGCAAAGAAAAAGTAGGGCAGATCATTACTTTTGGAAGTCTTGCTGCAAAGGCTGCCTTAAAAGACGTTGCGCGGGTTCTCAATATTAGCTTCGCTGAATCAAACGAGATTTCTAAAGCGTTTCCTGCTAAACTTGGAATTTCTATTGCAGAGGCAGTTGATGTATCCAATGACTTAAAGCAAATCAAAGAAAAAAATGAAATCAATAAAAAGCTTTTTTATATCGCAGAGAAGCTAGAGGGTAACTACCGTCAGCCGGGACGACATGCCGCCGGTGTGGTAATCTCTCCTTATCCGCTAGAAGAAATTGTTCCTCTTTCCACTGTCGCCGAAAAAGGAAAGAACGGTCGCTCTATCGTAACTCAATACGACAAAGACCAACTAGAAAGTGTCGGTCTTATCAAGATGGATATTTTAGGACTCAAGAACTTAACTACACTTGATTATGCTGTTCACTTAGTAGAAAAGCGTCATGGAATTAAAATTGTTCCCGATGAGCTACCGATTGATGATCCAAAGACTTATTCCCTTTTAAAGAAAGCAAATACTCTTGGAATATTTCAGTTAGAGTCGAATGGTATTACGGATCTCGTGGCAAAGTCACAGGTCAATACATTCGAAGAAATCGTTGCCCTGATTGCCCTATATCGTCCCGGTCCAATGGACTCAGGGATGTTACAAGATTATTTAGACAGAAAGAGCGGCAAACAAAAAGTAGCCTATCCTCATCCATCCTGCGAGCCTATTCTAAAAGAGACCTTTGGTGTTGCCGTATACCAAGAGCAGGTAATGAGTATTTCGCGCGTAGTGGGTGGATTTACTATGGGTGAATCCGATGTATTGCGTAAAGCGATGGCAAAGAAAAAGCTTGATCTAATGGCTGATCTAAAAATCAAATTTGTCGCTGGTGCAAAGGCTCAAAGCATAGATGGAAAACTTGCTTCCGATTTGTTTGATTTGCTAGAAAAATTCGGTGGATATGGTTTTAATAAATCGCACTCTGTCGCCTACGCGCTAGTAACCTATCAGACTGCTTATTTCAAGGCGAATTATCCGACAGAGTATATGACAGCTCTTCTTGCATCTGACGGTAATGATACAAGTGCGATTGTAAAATTTGTAAACAACGCACGTGAAATGGGAATTAAAATTCTAAATCCTGATGTCACCGAGTCAGAAGCCTCGTTTAGTATTCCAGCGGATAATACCATACGCTTTGGAATTTCTGCACTTAAAGGTGTTGGGTCTATAGCGGCTAACAGTATAATTGAAGCTAGAAAAAAAGCAGGTGGCTTCAAATCTCTCAATGATTTTCTATTAAACGTAGATACACATAGTGTAAATAAGCGTGTGATTGAAGCACTCATTCAAGTAGGTGCGTTTGATTCTTTTGGTTATACACGCAAATGTCTTTTTGAATCAGTCGATGCAATTTCTAATTATGCGGCTAAGGAGCAAACGCGCAAATTAGAAGGACAGGGAAATCTTTTCATGGGTGGAAACTCTGAAACGTATTCTTTAAATCTTCCTAAGAACTCAGAGGAGTGGGAGCTAGATGAAAAATTAAAACGAGAGAAATTGGTCTCCGGTTTATTTCTTTCTGGTCATCCACTAGACAAATACAGAGCCAAGCTATCTACACTTTCTTCGGTCACGATTGAAAAAATTGATGCAGTATCTTCCGGCGCAAAAGTGGAATTATGCGGTATTGTCACAAGTCCAGAGGTAAAATACACTAAGAAGAATGAAGAGTTTATGAACTTCAAGCTAGAAGATTTTACGGGAGATATTGATTGCACTGTTTTTCCACGCACCTACGTAAAATTCAAAGAGATCATGAAAGAAGATCAGGCAGTCTTTATCAAAGGAATTTTACAGAAAGTAGAAATTGGAGAGGCTGAGCTTAGAGGACAAATCATTGTAAACGATGTAGAAATTCTAAACGAAGACAACTTAGTCGCAAAGCTAGAAAAATCTCTTCATATCAAGATCAATCCAAAAGACTTCGGTGACAATCAAGTGGTTAACAACCTGTATTCCATACTCACCGCATTCAAAGGCAACTCTACTGTATTCTTTCATCTGATAGGTGATCCAAATCTCAAGAAAGTCATTCGAGCGCATAATCATTATTCTGTGGAGCCGACACGCGAATTACTCTCCAGGCTGTCTCAACTCTTAGGAAACGATAGCGTGTTCTATACAATCGGCAACGAAATTTTGAAATACTCAGCTTAG
- a CDS encoding Uma2 family endonuclease, which produces MGNLAHKKITVSEYFEIERNSLEKHEYYEGELFAMAGAKKKHNLIVSNLIAALHGKFKDRPCVVYPSDMKVAVDRYNHYTYPDISIVCGESKFVNDSEDSLTNPNVIMEVLSDSTEKYDRGKKFQSYRNISSLKEYVLVSTENKKVEVFTKSSEGKWVLSESDESGIIKLSSIECVLLLDDIYDKVEILEDENR; this is translated from the coding sequence ATGGGAAATCTCGCACATAAAAAAATCACTGTATCGGAATACTTTGAAATAGAAAGAAACTCCTTAGAAAAGCACGAATACTATGAGGGTGAATTATTTGCGATGGCAGGAGCTAAAAAGAAACACAACCTGATCGTGAGTAATTTAATAGCAGCATTGCACGGAAAGTTTAAAGATCGACCCTGTGTAGTCTATCCATCTGATATGAAAGTAGCGGTAGACAGATACAACCATTACACCTATCCTGATATTTCTATTGTGTGCGGCGAGAGTAAATTTGTAAATGATTCGGAAGATTCTCTTACAAACCCAAACGTAATTATGGAAGTATTGTCTGACTCCACTGAAAAATATGATAGAGGTAAAAAATTCCAATCGTATAGAAATATTTCTTCTCTAAAGGAATATGTTTTGGTATCTACAGAGAATAAGAAGGTAGAAGTATTTACGAAATCATCCGAAGGCAAGTGGGTTCTTTCTGAATCAGATGAATCGGGTATAATAAAATTATCCTCGATTGAATGTGTTTTACTTTTGGATGATATATATGATAAAGTAGAAATATTGGAAGATGAAAACCGATGA
- a CDS encoding EAL domain-containing protein — translation MQILVVAVSYFFAGMLGLQIASVGSHISLFWAPTGIAIAGLLRFGTITGIGIWIASFFVNYLIGSSILLSLVIASGNTLGPLAAVYFLKKLRFRISLERRKDLLLYVLIVTIAMAINASVGSISLFLFGVLDYSKLSEAWLCWWLGDAVGAMVAGLPFVSYSGKRVLRELKGWKGVENLFVLALLFLCGALLFGIPPFVIISIPVFLFASFILVSWLGLRSGVTISSFATLLTSVIGAWATANGSGPFVQAGIYSGLGLLWGYMTAMTILSVLISALVSELSSSDLLLTDLSDQVPGVIYQFKMDLEGNRSFPFLSQGFEGIFGFSPESVQEDAGLFFEVVYPEDLKIIEDTMKSSSFMQTPFRIEFRISSTKRELVWLEAQGIPEMLKDGSILWNGHISDISVRKQAEKTLRENEEKLYGLFSLSPIGIALTDMNGKYHEFNDAFRLITGYTEDELNQLDYWKLTPEKYKDMELLQLKSLSETRKYGPYEKEYLRKDGILVPIRLRGVLLTGKDGQEYIWSLVEDITNQKDQQHRLEIMAHYDALTQLPNRILLAERLQEAMLHTISSEKLLAICYLDLDEFKPINDQFGHEAGDRFLIEVARRLRQLLREADTVARLGGDEFVLLFTNLQSIEEGEELLSNLLKEISFKYSLKENLLETSVTASIGVTFFPNDRVDADGLIRHADQAMYFAKQAGKNRFHIFDSELDRHFRVKYEAIARIRIALERNEFQLYYQPKVNMRTGKVVGAEALIRWMHPQRGIVPPLEFLPVIENSEFSISLGEWVINEGLRQMNEWAANGIMLPVSVNISAKHLQHKSFLGRLSEFLKKYPNVSANQLELEILETSALEDIARVCTLIEECKQMGVLFALDDFGTGYSSLTYLKRLSTEVLKIDQSFVRDMLTDKEDKAIVQGVIGLAKAFHRKVIAEGVETIEQGILLLEMGCDLAQGYGIARPMPAKDFALWVNAYKPEPKWNISPINI, via the coding sequence TTGCAGATTTTAGTAGTTGCCGTATCTTATTTTTTTGCTGGAATGCTTGGATTGCAGATTGCATCTGTTGGCTCTCATATCAGTCTTTTCTGGGCACCTACTGGAATTGCGATTGCAGGACTACTTAGATTTGGAACTATTACAGGAATTGGAATTTGGATTGCTTCTTTTTTTGTAAATTACCTAATCGGATCATCCATTTTACTTTCTCTAGTCATTGCCTCCGGTAATACATTGGGACCGTTAGCCGCTGTATACTTTTTAAAAAAATTAAGATTTCGTATTTCCCTTGAAAGACGAAAAGATCTTCTACTCTATGTATTAATCGTTACCATTGCAATGGCAATCAATGCAAGCGTTGGTTCTATTAGTCTTTTTCTTTTTGGAGTATTGGATTATTCCAAATTGTCAGAGGCATGGTTGTGCTGGTGGCTCGGAGATGCGGTAGGCGCAATGGTCGCTGGCTTACCCTTTGTAAGTTATTCAGGTAAACGAGTTCTAAGAGAATTAAAAGGTTGGAAAGGTGTGGAAAATCTCTTTGTCCTCGCTTTGCTTTTTTTGTGTGGGGCTTTACTTTTTGGTATTCCTCCCTTTGTCATTATTTCCATCCCTGTTTTTTTGTTTGCATCCTTTATTCTGGTTAGCTGGCTTGGTCTTCGCAGTGGGGTGACTATTTCTTCTTTTGCTACGCTTCTGACTTCGGTGATTGGTGCATGGGCAACAGCAAATGGAAGTGGTCCGTTTGTGCAAGCCGGAATTTACAGTGGTCTTGGTTTACTCTGGGGCTATATGACAGCAATGACGATTCTATCTGTTCTTATCTCTGCACTTGTCTCAGAACTTTCTTCTAGCGATTTATTATTAACAGATCTATCAGATCAAGTGCCGGGAGTAATCTATCAATTCAAAATGGATTTAGAGGGTAATCGAAGTTTTCCTTTTCTTAGTCAGGGTTTTGAAGGTATATTCGGATTTTCCCCTGAATCAGTGCAGGAAGATGCAGGTCTTTTTTTTGAAGTGGTTTATCCCGAAGATTTAAAAATAATCGAAGATACAATGAAGTCTTCTTCTTTCATGCAGACTCCATTTCGAATTGAATTTAGAATTTCTTCTACCAAAAGAGAGCTTGTCTGGTTAGAGGCTCAGGGCATTCCTGAAATGTTAAAAGATGGATCTATACTTTGGAATGGTCATATTTCTGATATTTCTGTAAGAAAGCAGGCAGAAAAAACACTTCGAGAAAATGAAGAAAAACTTTATGGCTTATTTTCCCTATCTCCTATCGGGATTGCACTTACAGATATGAATGGGAAGTATCACGAATTCAACGATGCATTCCGATTGATTACAGGCTATACCGAAGATGAATTAAATCAATTGGACTATTGGAAGTTGACTCCCGAAAAATACAAAGACATGGAATTATTACAACTGAAATCGTTGAGTGAAACAAGAAAGTATGGACCTTATGAAAAAGAATATTTAAGAAAGGATGGAATTCTTGTTCCAATACGGCTAAGAGGTGTTTTGCTCACAGGCAAAGATGGACAGGAGTATATATGGTCACTAGTAGAGGATATTACAAATCAAAAAGACCAGCAACATAGATTAGAGATCATGGCGCATTACGATGCGTTGACGCAACTTCCCAATCGAATTCTATTAGCGGAAAGATTACAAGAAGCTATGCTTCATACTATTTCATCCGAAAAGTTATTAGCCATTTGTTATTTAGACTTAGACGAGTTTAAACCAATCAATGATCAATTCGGACATGAAGCGGGAGATCGATTTTTAATTGAAGTAGCGCGGAGGCTAAGACAGCTTTTGCGCGAGGCAGATACTGTTGCGCGGTTAGGTGGAGATGAATTTGTGTTGCTATTTACTAACCTGCAATCTATAGAAGAAGGCGAAGAGCTACTTTCTAATCTACTAAAAGAAATATCATTTAAGTATTCTTTGAAAGAAAATCTATTAGAAACTTCTGTGACAGCAAGCATTGGTGTGACATTTTTTCCAAATGATAGAGTTGATGCAGATGGATTGATTCGTCATGCTGACCAGGCAATGTATTTTGCAAAGCAAGCAGGTAAAAACAGATTTCATATCTTTGATTCAGAACTAGATAGACATTTTCGTGTAAAATACGAAGCGATTGCAAGAATTAGAATTGCATTAGAGAGAAATGAGTTTCAATTGTATTACCAACCCAAAGTAAATATGAGAACAGGAAAGGTAGTTGGGGCTGAGGCATTGATTCGTTGGATGCATCCACAAAGAGGAATTGTTCCTCCTTTGGAGTTTTTGCCGGTAATCGAAAATAGTGAGTTTTCCATTTCACTAGGAGAATGGGTAATCAATGAAGGATTAAGGCAGATGAACGAATGGGCGGCTAACGGTATTATGCTACCTGTGAGCGTGAATATATCTGCAAAGCATTTGCAACACAAATCTTTTCTGGGTAGACTGTCTGAATTTTTAAAAAAGTATCCGAATGTATCAGCGAATCAACTGGAATTAGAAATTTTAGAGACCAGTGCATTAGAGGATATCGCTAGAGTTTGCACGTTGATTGAAGAATGTAAGCAAATGGGAGTTCTATTTGCGCTTGATGATTTTGGCACCGGCTATTCCTCGTTAACCTATCTAAAACGTCTATCGACCGAAGTTTTAAAGATAGACCAATCCTTTGTTCGAGATATGCTCACAGACAAAGAAGATAAGGCAATTGTGCAAGGCGTAATTGGACTTGCAAAAGCATTTCATAGAAAAGTTATCGCCGAAGGTGTAGAGACAATTGAGCAAGGAATTCTTTTATTGGAAATGGGATGTGATCTTGCACAGGGTTATGGAATTGCCCGCCCCATGCCCGCCAAAGACTTTGCCCTTTGGGTAAATGCCTATAAGCCAGAACCCAAATGGAATATTTCCCCAATCAATATTTAG